In Gadus chalcogrammus isolate NIFS_2021 chromosome 1, NIFS_Gcha_1.0, whole genome shotgun sequence, the sequence GCTATCGAAGAGCTAGCTAATAGCCTCAGTGCTACTAGAGAGGAGCAGCTAGCGACGCTgaaagagatatattgttgCGTTCAAGTCATGTGGGGAATGGGAGCGATATGGTCGTTGGAAAGATTCCCTTCTTTACAACTTGCTGGCGTGCTCCCGCAATATATAACCACCCGTTTATTGGTGCTGCTTGGGTTTTTAATATGGGTATCATTGAATTATGTGAACACAGTGTGATGAAATCTTAAAACTGTATTCAAGTAGCCTACGGTTTGTTTCCATTGAACCCCGGGCTTCAGCTGATGTGAGTTCATCATTTTTGTATGCCTTTTCTTGTGCTCGAGAGTCACTTCTGCATTATTAACATTAAGTTGTATATATCCATTGATTTATCACAGAAACATAGAGTAACATATATGGGacacagtgtttcccccagtaaatgtctcagtcaaggtggtaagcagtcggtggtgttgttggcgCGGCGCAAAGCGTCGCGGCGAAAatttttgggggtattttgctcaaagatgccagtacgcatgaatgaaataaacgactgtttatttccatataaataaaaataaaaacagtaggtacaaatgttgtgcaaacatgcagacactacaaaataaaattaaagaaaagtgcaaattaaatacaaataatggacaatacacttaacttttgtatgcaaattcaactatttacagttccttttttggatcttatttgcggcacagctgacaagaggcatcagtgcatgcaattctgcgtggctgtgcaaagaacagttccagcgccctgctgtaattgaactttttttttttttttttttttttttttttttttttttttttttttaaatacattggtagtcaaggcggggccctagtcttgttaaggcggccgccttaacaagatagtgctgggggaaaccatGGGACACTTCTGGAAGAGTCTGTAGTGGTAACAGAAGCTGCCTTAGGGTTTGAACGCAGCATAAGGATTGCTCATTTTGCTCAGCGTCACACCCGGAGCTGTCAATGTTAAATGACCCCGCCCACCCCAGTCCTTCAACATTAAATACTTAGGGAAAATCTACAATATTTGTAAGAACAATAGCTATTGTATTTACATTAATTAACATAAAAAGGTAATATCTATGTCATAACATTACTTACTTAAGATGCAGCCTGTTTTAACATTCATATTAATTAATACTTAATGGTCTAGTCCTGTTTTAACATATGAATGGTTTGTAGAAAGTAGTGGCATCTAGCGGAACAGACTGTGTATAAATGGATTATAATACTCCTGAGTTTATAATGGCCACATATACTAGTTAATACATACATGGTTCTAAGGTAGCCCATACCAGATTGTACTATAGGTGTCTGAGACTCTCAACCTTCTCTGAGAATGTCCCCATAAAGCGCTGCCCTGACCGAGCTCCACACACCTTGCCACCTGGCCTCAGCGGGGTGGACCTCACACGTCGCTGGGCAGAAACTAAGCAACAAGGATGTACTCCTGTTGTcttacagccaatcacaatctTATTTTGGCCTATTCTCAAATCTAGCAACGAAGCTCATCCCTGGACGCTACTCGTAACTGTTGTAGACGATGACATCCTATTGACAGAGATGCAACAGCACCTCAACACTAGATGCCCTCAGACTCACAACGAACCATCGTTAAGCGTGTATTACAACGGAGCTGCACTCACTGTgtttgtccagcagggggcagatAGGAGCCATGGAGAGCCCTACAGGGGatgaataattgtaataaatCTATAGAAATAactatacataaatataaaatcaTTATACTTAACAAAGATAGAGGAGGAGTACCTGCACCAAACCTGCTCTTGTCCCTCcagggctacacacacacacacacacacacacacacacacacacacacacacacacacacacacacacacacacacacacacacacacacacacacacacacacacacacacacacacacacacacacacacacacatacatacacacacacacacacagatggtaAATTCATGTTTTTGCCAAGAAAACAGACTGAAGATCAGATGGACATGAACATtcaaacagaagcacacacacactcaaacacacacacacacacacacacacacacacacacacacacacacacacacacacacacacacacacacacacacacacaaacacacacacacaggagcatgAACACACAGTCCATAAGTTGGTGAATATGGAGCAGTTAACACTTACTAACGATGGGGGAAGGTGATGAATGGTGCTAGGAGCTGGACatctgtggtgtgtgcatgtgtgtgtgtgtgtgtgtgtgtgtgtgtgtgtgtgtgtgtgtgtgtgtgtgtgtgtgtgtgtgtgtgtgtgtgtgttgtgtgtgtgtgtgttgtgtgtgtgtgtgtgtgtgtgtgtgtgtgtgtgtgtgtgtgtgtgtgtgtgtgtgtgtgtgtgtgtgtgtgtgtgtgtgtgtgtgtgtgtatgtgtaccaCTATGCCGATGTCTGTTTAAGGGACCTGGAGAATGTCGAACAGAGAAGACGCAGAGAGAaatgtagacagagagagagggagagagagagagagagggggggggagagagagagagagagagagagagagagagagagagagagagagagagagagagagagagagagagagagggagagagagagagagagagagagagagagagagagacagaaacagagacagatatAGACTGAATGAAAAGGAGAAGTTGTACACGATAGATGAGGAAGCTCTACTTCCTGTTTGCAAATGAGATCCCAGTAGCCAGGTGTTCTTCACATGAGagcagacacaaagacagacagacataccgaCAGATGACAGCTTAGACAAGATACATACTCTCCCCTGCTGAACCTCTACAGTAAGATCAATGTTATTGTACTGTTAATATAAAActgttgtttactgttagtctaCTGTTGGTACTGATATAGGCTCCTCATGTTAGCATACTGTTGGGCTCCTACTGTTAGTCTACTGTTAGTCTACGGATAGGCTCCTAATGTTAGTCTACTGGTAGTCTACCGTGTAGGCTCCTACTGTTAGTCTACTGTTAGTCTACGGATAGGCTCCTAATGTTAGTCTACTGGTAGTCTACCGTGTAGGCTCCTACTGTTAGTCTACTGTTAGTCTACGGATAGGCTCCTAATGTTAGTCTACTGTTCGTTTACGGATAGGCTCCTAATGTTAGTCTACTGTTAGTCTACGGTTATTCTAACGTTTGTCTACTGTAAGTCCACTGATAGGCTACTAATGTTAGTCTAATGTAACCTTTATTCTACTGTTAGGCCCCTAATACCAGGCTCCTAATGTTAGTTCACTGTCAGCGTAATGTTATGGCAGTCAACTGTTAGGCTCCTAATGTTAGTCTCCTGTTATGCTTCCAATGTTAGTCTACTTTTAGTCTACTGTAGTGTTATTCTACTGTTATTCTACTGTCAGTCTACTGTCAGGCTCCTAATGTTAGTTCACTGTCAGCGTAATGTTATGTTAGTCTACTGTTATGCAAtcaggggggcccaaggcagagggggggcccatgaccaaaaaaaaaaaataataatttttttttacccctcggtcagtccccccccccccgtcaacaaactggcgcaggggggcccatcagtagctatagtataggggcccaggatttggtgctacggccctgctTCCAATGATAGTCTACTTGTAGTCTACTGTAATGTTATTCGACTGTTATTCTACCGTCAGTCCAGGGCTGCTACTGGTGGTCTACTGTTAGTCTCATGCTGTGGGGTGCATGGGCCGACGGATATCTGCCCGGGGCCGACGGTCTGCGGGTGTAAGGTGGACAGGcttgggggggcccaaggcagagggcgGCACCATGGGAAGTTTAGATTtgtagggtaagggttagggttacggtgGCACCGGGACTTATTGTATATGGGGCCCAGAAATTGGTGCtacatccctgtgtgtgtctgtgtgtgtacaacaGATGAACCAGACGTATGCTGTGATCAACAAACCGAAACAGCCCCACCCTCCTactggccccgcccacacccCCCCTGTGGTTCGGCCTTCCAACCGAAAGGAAAGGTTGGAACTTTATGtatcatacatatataataaaaaaatacagtatatatatgaaGGATTATGTGATATGTATACATTCATTTATGTTTGCATAGATATATTATCGatgtttatttataaatatttaatgtCGTCTGTCTGAATGCTTTGTTGCTTGTAGCGCCACCACTTCTCGTCTCTATGACAACAATTGTATGGTTGCTACGGGTCATGAGCTGTACAGCGAGGTCAAACCCCGGGCTAAACCAATCGGCTTGGCCCCCCCTGCCAAACCAGTCTACAGCCCAGCAGCATTAGCCAATCAGGCGCTGGGGGAGGGGTCATCTGACACCAACAAAGCCTGTGAGCAGGTAGCAGGTaaggattagattagattagactaCATTAGACAATATAGTCAATCTAATAGTAATTGATAGTATAATCTAGTTATCtgtagattagattaggctaTATTAGTTCATAGTAATATAGTCAGTCTAATATTATCTGATGGTATAATCTAGTTATCTGTAGATTAGATTAgactatattatattatagtaatgTAGTCAATCTATGACAGAATAATCTAGTTATCTATATTTAGACTATATTAGATTATAGTAATAAAATCAATAATAGTATGTGATAGTATAATCTAGTAATCTATAGATTAGATGACATGCCTGTTTAAGTGTGTTTTATTCGGCCTGACGACATAAAATCCCTATGAGAATCCATTCCTGATCTTATCCGTGTTTTCCAGGATTTAACTGCCGGGTGAAGAAGCCCAGAGGCCCGAGAGAGCCGCCCGCAGACTGGAGCCGGCTGGAGAGATGAAACACCTGGACTGCATCGTATCGGATCGGATTTTAGTAAAAACACTTCTAcctgagaaaagcaaaagccTTTACCtggcttcacttaacaatatTATTCATCTCTTCTATTGTTAAAACCTTACTACTCTTGCCATGATTTGCGATTTGCCACCGATGACTGACCCTTGAACCCTGAGCTCAACGTTTATGACTGCTGACATTTGATAGGAAAACGGCCGGTTAGTGATCAACATTGCATCACTTTATTCCACTGTAACTCGCTGTTCAGAACCGATCCCGGATCAGCCTAATGACGGTGTATTGTTATCACCAGCAGGGGGTAGCAGCGGCCTGAGCAGGAATCAGACTAAGCCGAGCTAGAGATTTTAAGAATTGATAAGAAAACATATTCTGtgctatttttattttgtgtattattatgttatgtcTTATTTAGATTGTGCGCTTTGGTAACTGTGACTGTACGTCTGCAATGTCAATAAAGCTCTTGAATCTTGAGAGAGcgagtgaatgagagagtgagagagttcatagacagagagagacagacagacagaaagagagagacattatgtgtgtgtgtgtgtgtgtgtgtgtgtgtgtgtgtgtgtgtgtgtgtgtgtgtgtgtgtgtgtgtgtgtgtgtgtgtgtgtgtgtgtgtgtgtgtgtgtgtgtgtgtgtgtgtgtgtgtgtgcgtgcgtgcgtgcgtgcgtgtgtgtgtgtgtgcgcgcgtgcgcgtgcgcgtgcgtgtgcgtgcgtgtgcgtgtgcgtgtgcgtgtgcgtgtgcgtgtgcgtgtgtgtgtgtgtgtgtgtgtgtgtgtgtgtggtgtgtgtgtgttaatcctTTGTAACCACAGGTCCTTCCTTATTTCCCATCATGCACTGCCATAATCATAGGATTCTGTCCTGCTGCACAGGGgtgagatagggagagaggagctTTTTCTGTCTTTCAAACCACTAAGTTCAACTGTCTCAccaccagctgtgtgtgtgtgtttgtgtgtgtgtcttttttataACTGTAAGTTTAGGAGAGGCTGGAAAATATATAACAGaacgagagggagacagacatcgagagagagagagagagagagagagagagagagagagagagagagagagagagagagagagagagagagagagagagagagagagagagagagagagagagagagagagagagggagagacatcagaacagagagagaggggggagacattataatggagagagaggggagagagagatacatttgaatggagagagacagacagacagacagacagacagacagacagacagacagacagacagacagacagacagacagacagacagacagacaaacagacagacaaacagacagacagacagacagacagacagacatcagaacggagagagggagagaaagggggagagagaggaagagagacctCAGAACGGAGagtgagggaaggggagagagagagacattatggagagagaaagagaaggggaaCATCAGAAtcggagtgagacagagagagagagatcagaatggggggagagagaggaagagagacatcagaatggaaagagagagagagagagagaggagagagagagagagagagagagagagagagagagagagagagagagagagagagagagagagagagagagagagagagagagagagagagagagagagagaaagaaagagatcagaattagaggagagggaggaagagagacatcataacggagagagtgagagggagggaggtagagagagcttGTCGTTTCTCTACATATGTTGTTGCTAGGCAACTGAGTGGTTTTGCTTTGAAGTTTTATCTCATNNNNNNNNNNNNNNNNNNNNNNNNNNNNNNNNNNNNNNNNNNNNNNNNNNNNNNNNNNNNNNNNNNNNNNNNNNNNNNNNNNNNNNNNNNNNNNNNNNNNtgtgtgtgtgtgtgtgtttgagtgagcaGATGCTCTTAAAGAAAAGGTTGTAGGTCACAAAATGTATTGATGTGACATACATgaccacacgcacaaacacacacacacacacacacgcacacacacacgagttgcAGAGCCACATGGTCTCTGATGACAGAGAGGTCTCCTTAGCGATCAACCTAGCAACAGGGCCAGGTTACCGTGGTTACTAATACTGAGTCAGAATTTGACTacccactcaccccccccccccgacacacacacaccaacacacacacacacacacacacacacacacacaccacacacacacaacacacacacacacacacacacacacacacacacacacacacacacacacacacacacacacacacacacacacaaaccagcagTTTCTGCTGGTGTGCAGAAAACATTTTTTCaaacagagccagagagccagagagagagagggagagagagaggttaatcATATTTCAGTGTTTTGCTGAGACAGGTTCACCGCCTTCAGGACATTAATTACCTGTGAGGGacggacagtgtgtgtgtgtgtgtgtgtgtgtgtgtgtgtgtgtgtgtgtgtgtgtgtgtgtctgtgtgtgtgtgtgtgtgtgtgtgtgtgtgtgtgtgtgtgtgtgtgtgtgtgtgtgtgtgtgtgtgtgtgtgtgtgagagagcgcaCGCTttaatgcgtgtgcgtgtgcacacgtgcatgcatgtgtgtgggtgtgtattggatgtgtgtgttagggttgggtcACGAACGTGCCGTGAGCTGTGACACCCTCTTCTGCCACAGGGGGGCAGCAATCTTCTGAATCAAGAATGCCCCATTCTCATTTCATTCATAATAATCCATTAACCAGTCCAATATGTGGCTACTAGGCTATTTGAGCAATAGACTATTGCTTAGGTTTTCTAGGTCTACAGCCCAAATAAATGATTAAAGCAGCAGTATTGCTGGCTACGGGTATTAAAGCAGCAGTATCGCTGGCTAACCTCAGACAGGGCGACTGCAATGTAATCTTATTTTGTGTTCTTTCTTCATATGCCGTATGTGTTCCGCCATCATTTGCGAGTTTTATGTCTAGTCTTGCATGCTTATCATACCTGCTTTAGAGTAGAAGGAAATCCGCCAGTGTTGATTTTGTTTCCATCCATATTCATACTGGTTACtggtatatattatatatattatggtCACGTGTCCCTGGGAGGCCACAGAGAAGCCCCATGggggagggcggcgggggggggtcacatTGTAATTAACGGGCCGTTGAGCTGAGTCCCTAAGTGAGTTAAATGTATGCTAAAGGACCTTCAGACTATGCTAATGATTCTTTGCTATGTGTAtgtgcctggtgtgtgtgtgtgtgtgtgtgtgtgtgtgtgtgtgtgtgtgtgtgtgtgtgtgtgtgtgtgtgtgtgtgtgtgtgtgtgtgtgtgtgtgtgtgtgtgtgtgtgtgtgtgtagtactggTACGAAGGAGATGAGGTGGGCAGCATGGCCGTGGACTTCTCCATCGTATGGGATGGTGACTTCTTCATCGACAAACCTCCCGCTATGAAAGGTAATGTAGCCTAGCCTCATGCTGACTTAAACAAGCCCAGTTTAGCTTAGCTTCATGCTAACTTAACCTTGCCCCTGTTTAGCTTAGCTTCATGATAATCTAACCTGGCTTCATGCTAaactggtttgtgtgtgggtgtgggtgtgtgtgtgtgtgtgtgtgtgtgtgtgtgtgcgtgtgtgtgtgcgtgtgtgtgcgtgtgcgtgtgtgtacgcgtgtgcgtgtgcgtgtgtgcgtgtgcgtgtgtgcgtgtgcgtgtgcgtgtgtgtgtgtgtgtgtgtgtgtgtgtgtgtgtgtagccctgCTCTACAAGTGTGCCGCTCAGCGCTCCAGCTGCGGTCAGTGTCTGAAGGCCCCGACCACCTTCGACTGTGGTTGGTGCACGGAGAGCAGGAAGTGTCTCCTACGGCAACACTGCCCCGCCCCCGAGGTCAACTGGATGCACCATGGCCGACACAACCTGCGCTGTAGTCACCCCCGCATCACCAAGGTAaacactcgctctctcgctcgctctctcgctctctctctgtctctctctgtctctctctctctctctctctctctctctctctctctctctctctctctctctctccccctctctttctctctctctctccccctctctctctctctctctctctctctctctttatgtttaATTCAATTGCcctaaattaataaaaaatgtgtgcaaatggggtgtgtgtggtgtgtgtgtgtgtgtgtgtgtgtgtgtgtgtgtgtgtgtgtgtgtgtggtgttgtgtgtgtgtgtgtgtgtgtgtgtgtgtgtgtgtgtgtgtgtgtgtgtgtgtgtgtgtgtgtgtgtgtgtggtgtgtgtgtgtgtgtgtgcgtgtgtgtagatcGGGCCCCTGACTGGGCCCAGGGAGGGGGGCACCAGGGTGACCATCGAGGGGGAGAACCTGGGCCTGCAGGTGCGGGAGATCGCCCACGTCCAGGTGGCCGGCGTCCGCTGCACCCCCGCCCCCGCAGAGTACATCAGCGCCGAGAGGTCagccccgtctgtctgtctgctgcccGTCTTCTGACTCTCCTTGTTGATGTtgtgctggtgtctctctccctcctgatgTTGTGCTGGTCTCTGTCTCTTGATGTTTTGTTGGTCTTTCCCGATgttgtgctggtctctctctcttgatattgtgctggtctctctctcttgatgttgtgctggtctctctctcttgatgttgtgctggtctctctctctctctcctgatgttgtgctggtctctctctcctgatgttgtgctggtctctctctcttgatgttgtgctggtctctctctctctctcctgatgttgtgctggtctctctctcctgatgttgtgctggtctctctctcttgatgttgtgctggtctctctctctctctcctgatgttgtgctggtctctctctcctgatatTGTGCTATTGTCACTCTCCTGATgttgtgctggtctctctctctctctctctctctctctctctctctctctctctctctctctctctctctctctctctctctctctctctcatgaagttgtgctggtctctcctgatgttgtgctggtctctctctctctctgctgatgtTGTGCtggtctatctgtctctctctgctgatgttgtgctggtctctctctctctctctctgctgatgttgtgctggtctctctctctctgctgatgttgtgctggtctctctctctctctgctgatgttttgctggtctctctctatctctctctgctgatgttgtgctggtctctctcctgaTGCTGTGCTGGTCTCTCCTGATCTTGTGCTGGTCTCTCCCCAGGATCGTGTGTGAGATGGCGGAGGCGCTGCTGCCCCTCTCCCCTGGGGGTCCGGTGGAGCTCTGCATCGGAGTCTGCAGCTCAGAGTACCGCACCCTCTCCACGCAGACGTACTCCTTCGTGGTCAGTACTGCCTGCTGGTCTGACTGGTCTGACTGGTCTGAGTGGTCTGAGTGGTCGGACTGGTCTGACTGGTCTGGTCTGACTGGTCTGAGTGATCTGACTGGTCTTACTGGTCTGACTGGTCTGACTTGTCTGAGTCTGGTCTGACTGGTCTGAGTGGTCTGACTGGTCTGAGTCTGGTCTGACTGGTCTGAGTGGTCTGACTGGTCTCccggtgtgtgttgttgagttgACCCGATCTGACTGGTCTAccggtgtgtgttgttgagttgACCCGATCTGACTGGTCTCccggtgtgtgttgttgagttgACCCGATCTGACTGGTCTAccggtgtgtgttgttgagttgACCCGGTTTGCCTTTGGTCTAACTGGTCTGACTGGCGTGACTGGTCTAACTGGTGTGACTGTGTTGTGACTGGTCTACTGGTCTGGCTGTTCTAACTGGTCTGGCTGGTCTAACTGGTCTTACTGGTCTAACTGGTCTAACTGGTGTTAATGGTCTGACTGGTCTGACTGGTCTCACTGGTGCGCTGTGTGTTCCAGAACCCCAGCGTGGGCCGTCTGAGCCCAGAGAAGGGGCCCGTCTCGGGGGGGACGCGGCTGACCGTGTGGGGGCGCCAGCTGGACGCGGGCAGCTCCGTCAGGGTCTTCATCCACCAGGAGCCCTGCCTCTTCCTCaggtagggggggagagagggaggggagggaggggggaagggagccATGAGCCCTGCCTCTTCCTCaggtagggggggagagagggaggggagggagggggggagggagccaTGAGCCCTGCCTCTTCCTCAggtaggggggggagagagggaggggagggagggggggagggagccaTGAGCCCTGCCTCTTCCtcaggtagggggggggagggaggggagccctgcctcttcctcaggtagggggggagagagatggaggggggagggagccctgcctcttcctcaggtgggggggggggggagggagccaGGAGCCCTGCCTCTTCATCAggtcggggagggagggagggaggggggggagccaggagccctgcctctccctcaggtaggggggagggtggcgagggagggagggggggagagggagagatgggtgTGTATGAATACATGAGCAAACCACCAGATCAataaggtctctctctctctctctctctctctctctctctctctctctctctctctctctctctctctctctctctctctctctctctctctctccccagacgGACCAGTAGAGACATCGTATGTATAACTCCCGCCTCCCAGTCAggctctggccccgcccccatccGGTTGATGATTGACAGGGCGGAGGTGACCAGTGAGACCCGCTTCCTGTACAGCGACGACCCGACCATCAGCTCCATCGAGCCCAACTGGAGCATCCTCaagtactgtctaacccctacctgtcttaCCTATACCTGTCTCATCCTacctgtctaaccctacctgtcTTGACCGaccctgtctaacccctacctgtctatcccctacacgtctaacccctacctgcctcaCCCAacctgtctaaccctacctgt encodes:
- the ptpn18 gene encoding tyrosine-protein phosphatase non-receptor type 18 translates to MNQTYAVINKPKQPHPPTGPAHTPPVVRPSNRKESATTSRLYDNNCMVATGHELYSEVKPRAKPIGLAPPAKPVYSPAALANQALGEGSSDTNKACEQVAGFNCRVKKPRGPREPPADWSRLER